The Ipomoea triloba cultivar NCNSP0323 chromosome 14, ASM357664v1 region ATTAAGAGGTCGTACGAGATTTACGCAAGATGAATTGCGTGAgcgtaaaagaaataaaaataaagacgCATGGAAAAAATTGTCCcaacaaaatcaaataggcGAAACATCAAACAATCATAGTAATGCCTCTGTGGATGACCAATTGGCAATTTCTTCAGGTGTGAAATGTCATCCATTTACGCATTTTTGTTCAAACGTATTTGAAAGAACAAAAATCGATTTATTAGTTGGtgttgacttttttttattctcattttttCCGCTCGTGCTGCGGCCAACAAAATGTCATGCGCTTTTGACATTTGGAAATAAAACACACATGAATACAATTGTGTTATCAGCAGGCGCGTTGCAAAATGATGCAAAAAACACATTTATGTTATCCGCGATTCCTGATTGTATTTATTGTGGAGCGAAGCGACTTCAATATGAACCTCCTGGATTTTGTTGTTGTAAGGGTGAAGTTGTTCTTGTGGCGAACGGAATGCCACCGACTTTAAAGGCATTATACACCAGCCCTGATAAGAGCTACAATAATTTCCGTTCGTGCGTtaggacttacaacaacacttTTGCTTTTACTTTGCTTGGTATTCATAACTATGAAAAAGATTTGTGTAGGCGAAATAAAGGCATTTATACTTTCAAAGTGCAAGGACAAATTTACCATTTTATAAATGACTTATTGCCTGATGGTTGTCCCCCCCGCAATCTACAACTCTATTTTTACGACACTGATCATGAAGTAGAGAATAGAGTTAGCGAAGTTGGTCATTTAGATGAGAAAATTGTCTCAGATCTTATCGAGGTTATGTCTCACAANtttttttttataaatatttaataatattaacgaacatattacatttttacatgTGTTTTACTACTTAAATAGGTATTACACTGAGTACGAGATATGATACCACTATCGAAGTAAATCCACCCGGACAACATGCAACGGTTCTTAATAAATGGTATTTCTTCCAACTAACTTCCAAACTATTACTTAATatttatgttgatttataaaaatatgatttttatttcacAGGAAAGACAACAACTTAAGCGTTATCTACAAAACAATTGTAGACAAAACTTATCTTGACTCTTTTCTCACACTCTCAAACGCATTGCAACAACCAAAGTGCACCTTTGCTGAAATTGACAATGAATTAAAGCAGGTAtagagtaatatattttttccaatttctCTATAGCATACTATAATGATTAACAAGCCATATTCTTAAAATAACTGTTTTTATAACACACGTCTGTTTTCTGTAGAAACCAGTTGCATGGGTTAGAGGGAAGCTTAGAATGAAGAATGTTGGTCCGCTTGAGTATTATATTGGTTGCAATTATTGCAACAAGACAGTGAATTCCATCGAAGGAttaaaactccattgcttataTTGTGGCCAAACTGATGGTCTCACTGTCAGGAGGTATACAAACAGAATATACATCTTATCTATTATGTTAACAAGTTAACTTTAAACTTATTTTCACTCTCTTTGCCCGTTGTAGGTATAAGTTAAATGTTGAAATATCGGATGGTTCTACAATTGTGCAAGCTACTCTCTTTAATCATGATGTGCACCGGCTAATGTTGTTAGTTGGAATTGAAATGCCAACAACTGTTGAGGAAAGTGAAATATTCCAACAAAAGTTTGATGCTATTGATTTTGTTGTGGGTCTAAGGATAAATGCTCTAAATGAAGATCATCCATCGACATTGACTTATTCAGTAGCATGTATTTGTAAGGACATAACAACAGACATTGGTGAACAACAAGCAACACCACATGCACGTTCATCCAACATTGTGGAAGAAACTTTTATGGTGGGCAATCCAACAAAGAAAAGGCTAGACTTCGATGAATCATCAAAACATGCTATTGACATTCTAGAAGATGCTACAAGTAAAGAGAAATCAGTAAGTCTTGATAAAGGTAAAAGGGCAAAAGTCGATTAAACAAGTTAGAcgataaacttttttttaacgcatatgtacattatttatggcTTGTATTTTGTTATCCCTCTTAAATCTATTTAAAATTGTGGTTGTATTATAAAACTTTTTTCTTAGACGCTTATAAATCattacttaattataattattaataaaacatcTTTGTAATAGTCCTTCCCAGGAATCTAACAATTTCAACTAGGGTCAACATGTCATGATAAAGCTAAAAAGataacatttttattgaaaactgttaaacattttaatttcaatcaataagCACCCATTGCAAGTATTCATTTGAACATGATTTAATTAGATGGAAAAATGAGTGGCTAAAAatttcattcataaaattaaagacAGGATAACAAGCTCAGCGTACAGATTAAAGAACTTAATTAATCCCTTCAGATTTGACATCAACGGGTGTAGATGAACTTGCATCATGTGCAGAATAAGAAAGCTTCGTCAAGTGCTTATATCTTTTCTTCCTCCAAGAAGAGTTTCTGATTTTTATAGTTTCGAAACTAAACTCAACTCTTGGGTCTCTCATCATCCGCTCTTTTTCCATTTGTAGCTCTTTAACCCTCTCATCCcgattagatttttttttgaacttacTCATGGTTTGAACGCTTTGAATTAGTCGATCCATACTTTTGAACTTCATATACGGCCATCGATTGACACCACATTTCCTGCAGATTTGTTTAAACTTTACATCCCCAACTTTCATTTTTCTTGCCGCCTGAGAAACGGGTAAATGAAATAACTTAGAAAGCATTTNNNNNNNNNNNNNNNNNNNNNNNNNNNNNNNNNNNNNNNNNNNNNNNNNNNNNNNNNNNNNNNNNNNNNNNNNNNNNNNNNNNNNNNNNNNNNNNNNNNNNNNNNNNNNNNNNNNNNNNNNNNNNNNNNNNNNNNNNNNNNNNNNNNNNNNNNNNNNNNNNNNNNNNNNNNNNNNNNNNNNNNNNNNNNNNNNNNNNNNNNNNNNNNNNNNNNNNNNNNNNNNNNNNNNNNNNNNNNNNNNNNNNNNNNNNNNNNNNNNNNNNNNNNNNNNNNNNNNNNNNNNNNNNNNNNNNNNNNNNNNNNNNNNNNNNNNNNNNNNNNNNNNNNNNNNNNNNNNNNNNNNNNNNNNNNNNNNNNNNNNNNNNNNNNNNNNNNNNNNNNNNNNNNNNNNNNNNNNNNNNNNNNNNNNNNNNNNNNNNNNNNNNNNNNNNNNNNNNNNNNNNNNNNNNNNNNNNNNNNNNNNNNNNNNNNNNNNNNNNNNNNNNNNNNNNNNNNNNNNNNNNNNNNNNNNNNNNNNNNNNNNNNNNNNNNNNNNNNNNNNNNNNNNNNNNNNNNNNNNNNNNNNNNNNNNNNNNNNNNNNNNNNNNNNNNNNNNNNNNNNNNNNNNNNNNNNNNNNNNNNNNNNNNNNNNNNNNNNNNNNNNNNNNNNNNNNNNNNNNNNNNNNNNNNNNNNNNNNNNNNNNNNNNNNNNNNNNNNNNNNNNNNNNNNNNNNNNNNNNNNNNNNNNNNNNNNNNNNNNNNNNNNNNNNNNNNNNNNNNNNNNNNNNNNNNNNNNNNNNNNNNNNNNNNNNNNNNNNNNNNNNNNNNNNNNNNNNNNNNNNNNNNNNNNNNNNNNNNNNNNNNNNNNNNNNNNNNNNNNNNNNNNNNNNNNNNNNNNNNNNNNNNNNNNNNNNNNNNNNNNNNNNNNNNNNNNNNNNNNNNNNNNNNNNNNNNNNNNNNNNNNNNNNNNNNNNNNNNNNNNNNNNNNNNNNNNNNNNNNNNNNNNNNNNNNNNNNNNNNNNNNNNNNNNNNNNNNNNNNNNNNNNNNNNNNNNNNNNNNNNNNNNNNNNNNNNNNNNNNNNNNNNNNNNNNNNNNNNNNNNNNNNNNNNNNNNNNNNNNNNNNNNNNNNNNNNNNNNNNNNNNNNNNNNNNNNNNNNNNNNNNNNNNNNNNNNNNNNNNNNNNNNNNNNNNNNNNNNNNNNNNNNNNNNNNNNNNNNNNNNNNNNNNNNNNNNNNNNNNNNNNNNNNNNNNNNNNNNNNNNNNNNNNNNNNNNNNNNNNNNNNNNNNNNNNNNNNNNNNNNNNNNNNNNNNNNNNNNNNNNNNNNNNNNNNNNNNNNNNNNNNNNNNNNNNNNNNNNNNNNNNNNNNNNNNNNNNNNNNNNNNNNNNNNNNNNNNNNNNNNNNNNNNNNNNNNNNNNNNNNNNNNNNNNNNNNNNNNNNNNNNNNNNNNNNNNNNNNNNNNNNNNNNNNNNNNNNNNNNNNNNNNNNNNNNNNNNNNNNNNNNNNNNNNNNNNNNNNNNNNNNNNNNNNNNNNNNNNNNNNNNNNNNNNNNNNNNNNNNNNNNNNNNNNNNNNNNNNNNNNNNNNNNNNNNNNNNNNNNNNNNNNNNNNNNNNNNNNNNNNNNNNNNNNNNNNNNNNNNNNNNNNNNNNNNNNNNNNNNNNNNNNNNNNNNNNNNNNNNNNNNNNNNNNNNNNNNNNNNNNNNNNNNNNNNNNNNNNNNNNNNNNNNNNNNNNNNNNNNNNNNNNNNNNNNNNNNNNNNNNNNNNNNNNNNNNNNNNNNNNNNNNNNNNNNNNNNNNNNNNNNNNNNNNNNNNNNNNNNNNNNNNNNNNNNNNNNNNNNNNNNNNNNNNNNNNNNNNNNNNNNNNNNNNNNNNNNNNNNNNNNNNNNNNNNNNNNNNNNNNNNNNNNNNNNNNNNNNNNNNNNNNNNNNNNNNNNNNNNNNNNNNNNNNNNNNNNNNNNNNNNNNNNNNNNNNNNNNNNNNNNNNNNNNNNNNNNNNNNNNNNNNNNNNNNNNNNNNNNNNNNNNNNNNNNNNNNNNNNNNNNNNNNNNNNNNNNNNNNNNNNNNNNNNNNNNNNNNNNNNNNNNNNNNNNNNNNNNNNNNNNNNNNNNNNNNNNNNNNNNNNNNNNNNNNNNNNNNNNNNNNNNNNNNNNNNNNNNNNNNNNNNNNNNNNNNNNNNNNNNNNNNNNNNNNNNNNNNNNNNNNNNNNNNNNNNNNNNNNNNNNNNNNNNNNNNNNNNNNNNNNNNNNNNNNNNNNNNNNNNNNNNNNNNNNNNNNNNNNNNNNNNNNNNNNNNNNNNNNNNNNNNNNNNNNNNNNNNNNNNNNNNNNNNNNNNNNNNNNNNNNNNNNNNNNNNNNNNNNNNNNNNNNNNNNNNNNNNNNNNNNNNNNNNNNNNNNNNNNNNNNNNNNNNNNNNNNNNNNNNNNNNNNNNNNNNNNNNNNNNNNNNNNNNNNNNNNNNNNNNNNNNNNNNNNNNNNNNNNNNNNNNNNNNNNNNNNNNNNNNNNNNNNNNNNNNNNNNNNNNNNNNNNNNNNNNNNNNNNNNNNNNNNNNNNNNNNNNNNNNNNNNNNNNNNNNNNNNNNNNNNNNNNNNNNNNNNNNNNNNNNNNNNNNNNNNNNNNNNNNNNNNNNNNNNNNNNNNNNNNNNNNNNNNNNNNNNNNNNNNNNNNNNNNNNNNNNNNNNNNNNNNNNNNNNNNNNNNNNNNNNNNNNNNNNNNNNNNNNNNNNNNNNNNNNNNNNNNNNNNNNNNNNNNNNNNNNNNNNNNNNNNNNNNNNNNNNNNNNNNNNNNNNNNNNNNNNNNNNNNNNNNNNNNNNNNNNNNNNNNNNNNNNNNNNNNNNNNNNNNNNNNNNNNNNNNNNNNNNNNNNNNNNNNNNNNNNNNNNNNNNNNNNNNNNNNNNNNNNNNNNNNNNNNNNNNNNNNNNNNNNNNNNNNNNNNNNNNNNNNNNNNNNNNNNNNNNNNNNNNNNNNNNNNNNNNNNNNNNNNNNNNNNNNNNNNNNNNNNNNNNNNNNNNNNNNNNNNNNNNNNNNNNNNNNNNNNNNNNNNNNNNNNNNNNNNNNNNNNNNNNNNN contains the following coding sequences:
- the LOC116004027 gene encoding uncharacterized protein LOC116004027; translation: MPPTLKALYTSPDKSYNNFRSCVRTYNNTFAFTLLGITLSTRYDTTIEVNPPGQHATVLNKWKDNNLSVIYKTIVDKTYLDSFLTLSNALQQPKCTFAEIDNELKQKPVAWVRGKLRMKNVGPLEYYIGCNYCNKTVNSIEGLKLHCLYCGQTDGLTVRRYKLNVEISDGSTIVQATLFNHDVHRLMLLVGIEMPTTVEESEIFQQKFDAIDFVVGLRINALNEDHPSTLTYSVACICKDITTDIGEQQATPHARSSNIVEETFMVGNPTKKRLDFDESSKHAIDILEDATSKEKSVSLDKGKRAKVD